The proteins below come from a single Tissierella sp. MB52-C2 genomic window:
- a CDS encoding ABC transporter ATP-binding protein, producing the protein MKKDIQILKFGLKEIHILQPWVIPVTISNSFFKSIMPFINIYMSSKIIDELLGIQDVDRLTFLVGMTIGLNLMIYLLSTGFEHLKELLVRIMLQNQDMRMNEKIINMDYQHVENPETHILRTKITEAENMNGGGIYGFVNYFDELIKGLVTLFTSIILIIEIFKVNSNIGESIGFISSPIFNMIFIVILVICTIYNLKLNESSKNKFFNSFNRTTDYNRMFFFYYNQILDYNSGKSVRLYNQKSLFNKGFENMYNGVHQILNEIISNNVKYGAANGFISSLLSGLVYIFVGLKAMSGSITIGNIVKYTGSINQFMAGSGMVLMTIVGLKINNQYLQLYMDFLNIEGEKYKGTLPVEKRDDDEYEIEFRNVSFKYPGTNNNVLKNVSMKLNIGERLAIVGMNGSGKTTFIKLLCRLYDPDEGEILLNGIDIRKYDYDEYLSLFSIVFQDFKLFSFSLGQNVATSVDYDENQVEDILIKAGLEKRLINMPKGVQTPLYKNFDEDGVEISGGEAQKIALARALYRNAPIIILDEPTSALDPIAEFEIYSKFNELVGTKTAFYISHRLSSCRFCDEIAVFHKGAIIQKGNHESLLKDIDGKYYELWNSQAQYYNEEAV; encoded by the coding sequence GTGAAGAAAGATATACAGATTCTTAAATTTGGATTAAAGGAAATTCATATACTACAGCCTTGGGTAATTCCAGTTACTATTTCTAATTCATTTTTTAAATCCATAATGCCTTTTATAAATATTTATATGTCTTCAAAAATAATAGATGAATTACTGGGAATACAAGATGTAGATAGACTTACCTTCCTTGTAGGTATGACAATTGGATTGAATCTTATGATTTATCTTTTATCCACAGGTTTTGAACATTTAAAGGAGTTATTGGTTAGAATAATGTTGCAGAATCAAGATATGAGGATGAATGAAAAAATAATAAATATGGATTATCAACATGTGGAAAACCCAGAAACTCATATTCTAAGAACAAAAATAACAGAGGCAGAAAATATGAATGGTGGAGGAATATATGGATTTGTTAATTATTTTGATGAATTGATAAAAGGTTTAGTTACCCTATTCACAAGTATTATATTGATAATAGAGATTTTTAAAGTGAATTCAAATATAGGAGAATCTATTGGGTTTATAAGTTCCCCAATATTCAATATGATCTTTATAGTTATATTGGTCATATGTACAATTTACAACTTAAAGTTAAATGAAAGTTCAAAAAATAAATTTTTTAATTCTTTTAATAGAACAACCGACTATAATAGAATGTTTTTCTTTTACTATAATCAAATTTTAGATTATAATTCAGGTAAAAGTGTAAGGCTATATAATCAAAAGTCTTTATTTAATAAAGGATTTGAAAATATGTATAATGGAGTACATCAGATATTAAATGAAATTATTTCCAATAATGTTAAATATGGTGCGGCAAATGGATTTATTTCATCATTATTATCTGGTTTAGTATATATATTTGTGGGGCTAAAAGCTATGAGTGGTTCCATTACCATAGGAAATATAGTCAAATATACAGGAAGTATAAATCAATTTATGGCAGGAAGCGGTATGGTGCTAATGACTATAGTAGGATTAAAGATTAATAATCAATATTTGCAGTTATATATGGATTTTTTAAATATAGAGGGAGAGAAATATAAGGGAACATTGCCAGTGGAAAAAAGAGATGATGATGAATATGAAATAGAGTTTAGAAACGTATCTTTTAAATATCCAGGGACAAATAATAATGTATTAAAGAATGTTTCTATGAAATTAAATATAGGGGAACGACTTGCCATAGTGGGGATGAATGGCTCAGGAAAAACTACTTTTATCAAGTTATTGTGCAGGCTCTATGACCCAGACGAAGGAGAAATACTTTTAAATGGAATAGATATAAGGAAATATGATTATGATGAATATTTAAGTTTATTTTCCATAGTATTTCAAGATTTTAAGCTATTTTCCTTCTCTCTAGGACAGAATGTAGCCACATCTGTAGATTATGATGAAAATCAAGTGGAAGACATTTTAATTAAAGCAGGATTAGAAAAAAGATTAATTAATATGCCAAAGGGTGTTCAAACACCATTATATAAAAATTTTGATGAAGATGGAGTAGAGATTTCAGGTGGAGAAGCACAAAAAATAGCTTTGGCTAGGGCCTTATATCGTAATGCACCTATTATTATATTAGATGAACCAACATCAGCTTTAGATCCTATAGCAGAGTTTGAAATATATTCTAAGTTCAACGAATTAGTAGGCACCAAGACAGCCTTTTATATATCTCATAGATTATCATCCTGTAGATTTTGTGATGAAATAGCAGTATTTCATAAGGGGGCGATAATTCAAAAGGGAAATCATGAAAGTTTATTGAAGGATATAGATGGAAAATACTATGAATTATGGAATTCACAAGCTCAGTATTATAATGAAGAAGCAGTGTAA